TTCAGAAGATTCTCACCTCGCGCGGCCTGCTCGCCTTCCTTCGCCGCCCGCGCGGACAGGATGTTCTGGCCGCCTGCGGGCAACTCGCCCTGCTCGAAGTCGCCAAGAACGCCTCAACGGCATCACCGACGTAGCGGCGGCCTTTAGTCGGCACGCTACGTCGCCGCATAGAATGCCCGTCTAAAGCGCCCGTGGGAAAACTCACGTATCTTGTCCGGGCAGGCCGCTAGAACCGGAAGGCACCCAGCCCCAAGCATTCAACCCCAGACGCCGAGCCCCCAGGCACCTGCCTGGGGGACAAAGAACGAACCCGTGGCGGGTGCCACCGGGCTCAGCGTGGATGCGTTGTCACACAAACTCTAAAGGCCGCTACGTGCGAGAAGACGCTTAGGCACTGCCGGGGATCAGCACCACAACATTCAAGCAGGCTCACTTGGAAGAATTCCGATAAATCCAAATTGCAGGCCGTGGTGGTCTCTTTCCCGACGGTAAGAAAAGAAGAGATCGCTGCGGCAATGGGTGCAGAAGCCGCTATCGTAGATATGGCGGTCGGCAAGCCCGGCGTCGAGGAGCTGGCGCCGAGCTGCTGCGCTCAAATCAAGAAGCAGCGTGCGGTCGGCCACGGGGCCGTGGCCCGGCGGCCGAGCGGCGAGAAACAGGTTGGGATACTTTGCCGCCAGCCGTTCGGCCTCCGGGTCAGCCGGCCCTTCCGCGAAAAGCTCGGCCGCGTACGCAAACTGGCTCGTAAAAGCATCGCGCACCTCGGCGCCGATTTCGTAGCAGCAGACGCCGATGCCCGGCCCGATCGCCGCGTGCAGGTCCCCGGGCCGGCAATCAAAGGCAACTCGCATCCGGCCGACGGTTTTCTCGACAATCCGCTTCAACAAGCCCCGCCAGCCGGCATGAACCGCCGCCACCGCCCGTCGGCTCGCGTCCGCCAGCAGAATGGGCAGGCAGTCAGCCGCCTGCACCGCCAAAAGAACGCCCGGGGTCCGGGAGATCATGGCGTCGCCAACGCGGCGACGGCCGCCGGCGAAGCACTCATCCGCCACATGGATGAAATCGGTATGCCTCTGCCGCAGCAATGCCAGTCGCTCGCCCCGCCACGGCGGGGCGGACCCGGCCCGGATGGCCCTCAACCAACGACGCCGATTTTCCAAGACGTTCTCGTCGGTGTCCCACGCCCTCCGGCCCAAGTTCAAAACTTTTTCGTTCCGATGCCGCCCGGGTTGCGCGCTCGCCCCGATAGGATCGAGGCTCGTGCCGCCAACCCGCGTCGTAAATCCATGCTCCATCCACGCCCATCGCTTCCCGGTAAGCTCGGGGCATTCCATGAGCCTTAAGGAGGCGGCCCGCCGAACGCGAAATTTTTTTCGCGGGGAGGAAGGCATGCCGGCGCTCGTCGTGAATCGTCGCGCTGAACCGCCTGAGCGGAGTGGGTTGCGGCGGGCAGGCCCGCCCAAAACAGGGTGATTCATATCCCGCAAGCGATTTTGGCGGGCGGGACTCATTCCAGTTCAAACCGCAGGCCGTCGCTCGCAGCGATGACCTCGGTGCCCAGTTCGTGGGAGAGTTTTGCCGCCAATTCCCGGGGCTTGGCGCGGATCATGGTCATGCCGAAGTGGGTCAGGATGGCCGTCTTGGGCCGAATGGCGCTGATAAGGGTGCGGGCGTCGTCGAGGGTCAGGTGCTTGATGGTGGGCTCGCCTTGTTCCTTCTCGCTCGCCTTGAGCCGGACGACGTTCAAGATGAGCACGTCGCCGCGATAGGCGCGCTCGAGTTCCGGGAAAAAAAGGGTGTCCACGATATAGGCCACCGTATAGTGGCGGGCGCGAAAGACGAAGCCGTGCGTTTCCGGGCCATGTTGCAGCTTGAGCGGCGTCTGGAAGCGCAGCCCGGCAGCGATGTTGTAGGCGCCTCCCTCTTCGAGCGCGTGCAGCTCGCTCACGTACTTGCGCGCGTAGGGCAATACCGCCTGCTCGAGCGCGTCGCGCGGGGCAAAGAGCTTCCCGCGACGGCGAAAGCCGCCGTCCGTCATCGCTTCAATCAAAATGTTGACGTCGTTCGTGTGGTCAATATGCAAATGAGACAGAAGGATGGCTTCGAGCTTCGACGGGTCGAGCTTCGGCTTGCTCGCGAGCGCCCGCACCAGCGCCCCCGGTCCCGGGTCCACCATAAAGTCAATACCGTCCATGCAGAACCAGACCCCGCCCGAAGCCCGAATCTGCCTGGTGACGGCGAACCGCGCCCCGGCCGTGCCCAGAAACTTGATGAAATTCGTTTCGCTCATTGCCCGCGGATGATGCTCGCGCAACATGATAGCGCAGCCCAAGGCAAGCGACCAGCGACCGGCCCCGACGGATCGCGGCGACCGGTGAAATCCAAGCCCTTGGACGCGGGGTGGAAGGCCGCTTCCACGGTTCCCGATTGCCGCCGTGCTATAATTCCGGGTTTTGGAGCGAGCGCGTGATTGCAGGCATCGGCGTTGACGTCGTGGAAGTGAAGCGGGTCGAGCAAGCGATTTTGCGCCGCGGGCGACGCCTCCTCGAGCGCGTCTTTACGCCCGCTGAGATTGCCTATTG
The window above is part of the Candidatus Acidiferrales bacterium genome. Proteins encoded here:
- the pgeF gene encoding peptidoglycan editing factor PgeF, producing MEHGFTTRVGGTSLDPIGASAQPGRHRNEKVLNLGRRAWDTDENVLENRRRWLRAIRAGSAPPWRGERLALLRQRHTDFIHVADECFAGGRRRVGDAMISRTPGVLLAVQAADCLPILLADASRRAVAAVHAGWRGLLKRIVEKTVGRMRVAFDCRPGDLHAAIGPGIGVCCYEIGAEVRDAFTSQFAYAAELFAEGPADPEAERLAAKYPNLFLAARPPGHGPVADRTLLLDLSAAARRQLLDAGLADRHIYDSGFCTHCRSDLFFSYRRERDHHGLQFGFIGILPSEPA
- a CDS encoding MBL fold metallo-hydrolase, with amino-acid sequence MLREHHPRAMSETNFIKFLGTAGARFAVTRQIRASGGVWFCMDGIDFMVDPGPGALVRALASKPKLDPSKLEAILLSHLHIDHTNDVNILIEAMTDGGFRRRGKLFAPRDALEQAVLPYARKYVSELHALEEGGAYNIAAGLRFQTPLKLQHGPETHGFVFRARHYTVAYIVDTLFFPELERAYRGDVLILNVVRLKASEKEQGEPTIKHLTLDDARTLISAIRPKTAILTHFGMTMIRAKPRELAAKLSHELGTEVIAASDGLRFELE